A stretch of Lactuca sativa cultivar Salinas chromosome 6, Lsat_Salinas_v11, whole genome shotgun sequence DNA encodes these proteins:
- the LOC111883167 gene encoding protein FAR1-RELATED SEQUENCE 5-like: MGNAIKKVFPNTRHRLCEWHIERHEPEHIRPFVARYSDFQESYRHWVNSDTIEEYEKKIEVMRSRYNLEHNCWISEMYNQRIHWAKPFFKDSFLASMTTSGRSESINSFFDGFVNSNTMLNAFVLQYEIAVETRRATEEDEDFKTMNSRAVLSSVHPIEAKAGG; encoded by the exons ATGGGTAATGCGATAAAAAAAGTGTTTCCAAACACTCGACACCGCTTGTGTGAATGGCATATTGAAAGGCACGAACCGGAACACATTCGCCCATTTGTTGCCCGTTATAGTGATTTTCAGGAATCTTATAGACATTGGGTAAACAGTGACACCATTGaagaatatgaaaaaaaaattgaagttatGCGTAGTAGGTATAACCTGGAACATAATTGTTGGATAAGTGAAATGTATAACCAACGGATACATTGGGCAAAACCTTTCTTCAAAGATAGTTTCTTGGCCAGTATGACAACCAGTGGACGAAGTGAGAGTATTAATTCTTTTTTTGATGGATTTGTCAATTCCAACACCATGTTGAATGCATTTGTACTACAATATGAAATAGCAGTAGAGACTCGAAGGGCCACCGAAGAAGATGAAGACTTCAAGACTATGAACTCGAGGGCAGTTCTTTCTTCTGTGCATCCAATCGAAGCAAAAGCAG GCGGATGA
- the LOC111883151 gene encoding protein FAR1-RELATED SEQUENCE 5-like, producing the protein MVSILDVTKVQNKTTNEHYRKTYVCNKEGFKCLKVNNSSGKVIKRRREVRTGCKAMIQISKQKDEKWIVDKFNDKHNHALSLTPTKVMKNRSHGKFHRTMKCRSLMVQFGQADEADVTSKQCADVLSEQRKQYMGKEFYGLIKHFQDKELVDNDQYFVVDLCDDV; encoded by the exons ATGGTGTCAATCTTGGATGTGACGAAGGTGCAG AATAAGACAACAAATGAGCATTATCGGAAGACATATGTATGCAACAAAGAAGGTTTCAAATGCTTGAAAGTTAATAATTCAAGTGGAAAAGTGATAAAACGTCGTAGAGAAGTAAGAACGGGATGCAAAGCAatgattcaaatttcaaaacagaAGGATGAAAAATGGATTGTGGACAAGTTTAATGACAAACACAATCATGCCTTGAGCTTGACACCAACAAAGGTAATGAAGAATAGATCGCATGGGAAGTTCCACCGTACTATGAAATGCCGATCTCTTATGGTGCAATTTGGTCAAGCAG ATGAAGCCGATGTTACTTCAAAGCAATGTGCTGATGTCTTATCCGAGCAACGAAAACAGTATATGGGAAAGGAGTTTTATGGACTTATAAAGCATTTCCAAGATAAAGAATTAGTGGATAATGACCAGTATTTTGTTGTGGACTTGTGTGAtgatgtgtaa
- the LOC111883168 gene encoding uncharacterized protein LOC111883168 — MPLPDVDSVSSSYNRLISEELDYDIPNLKNEFEQLYIALTSEQQNIFDDIITAINNNEGGVFFVYGYGGTGKTYLWKTLSVAVRCNAQIVLNVASSGIASLLLTSGRTAHSWFIIPLLLTEVSFCSISPDSELASLLRKTSLIIWDEAPMIHKHAFEALDRTLKDIFKCDDSRNSNLPFGGKVIVFGGDFKQIFPVIPTGSRQDIVNASLREGKLGGSNDGEAISDIPDDLLINDPYDPIGSLIEFVYPSILEASSIPKYFQERAILAPKNEVVGKINDRFLKLFPGDKVEYLSLDKLCEYEFVHDHFDANLYSPDVLNGLKVSGLPDHKLVLKIGVPVMLLRNIDQKNGLCNGTRLQVISLGKRVIEAVIITGSNIGNRTFIPRMTLTPFEKKISFKFQRRQFPLAVCFAMTINKSQGQSLSKVGLFFKDPVFTHGQLYVALSRVQSREGLKLLILDKDGRLTNKTSNVVYKQVFRNL; from the exons ATGCCTTTACCCGATGTTGATTCTGTATCCTCTTCATACAATCGTCTTATCAGTGAGGAACTAGATTATGACATACCGAATTTAAAGAACGAGTTTGAACAGCTTTATATTGCATTAACATCTGAGCAACAAAACATTTTTGATGATATCATAACTGCAATAAATAATAATGAAGGAGGTGTTTTCTTTGTCTACGGTTATGGTGGAACAGGTAAAACCTATCTTTGGAAGACATTATCTGTTGCAGTTAGATGTAATGCTCAAATTGTTTTAAATGTTGCGTCAAGTGGGATTGCTTCTTTATTATTAACCAGTGGTAGGACGGCACATTCATGGTTTATAATTCCTTTGCTTCTTACTGAGGTTTCTTTTTGTTCGATATCACCAGATAGTGAACTCGCCAGTTTATTACGAAAAACCTCATTAATCATTTGGGATGAAGCACCCATGATTCACAAGCATGCATTTGAAGCTTTAGATCGAACTTTGAAAGATATATTCAAGTGTGATGATTCTAGAAACTCAAATTTGCCATTTGGAGGGAAAGTGATTGTTTTTGGAGGAgattttaaacaaatttttccTGTTATCCCAACTGGTAGTAGACAAGACATTGTCAATGCTTCCTTAA GAGAAGGGAAACTTGGTGGTTCTAACGATGGCGAAGCGATTAGTGATATTCCAGATGATCTTCTAATTAATGATCCTTATGATCCTATAGGTTCATTAATCGAGTTTGTATATCCTTCAATTCTTGAAGCTTCTAGCATTCCAAAATATTTTCAAGAAAGGGCAATACTTGCTCCAAAAAATGAAGTTGTTGGAAAAATAAATGATCGTTTTCTAAAATTATTTCCAGGAGATAAAGTCGAATATCTAAGCTTGGATAAACTATGTGAATATGAGTTTGTCCATGATCACTTTGATGCTAATTTATACTCACCAGATGTTTTAAATGGTCTTAAAGTCTCAGGACTGCCTGATCATAAGTTAGTTTTGAAAATCGGGGTTCCAGTTATGTTATTGAGAAACATTGATCAAAAAAATGGCTTATGTAATGGCACTAGACTacaagtgatatctttgggcaaACGTGTTATTGAGGCAGTTATCATAACTGGAAGTAATATTGGAAATCGGACATTTATTCCAAGAATGACCTTGAcaccatttgaaaaaaaaatctcattCAAATTCCAAAGAAGACAATTTCCATTAGCTGTTTGTTTTGCAATGACAATTAACAAGAGCCAAGGACAGTCCTTATCTAAGGTTggtttatttttcaaagatccgGTTTTTACACATGGTCAGTTGTATGTTGCCCTATCTAGAGTTCAAAGTAGAGAAGgattaaaattgttaattttagatAAGGATGGTAGGCTTACAAATAAAACTTCTAATGTTGTTTATAAACAAGTTTTTAGAAATTTGTAA